A single Corallococcus exiguus DNA region contains:
- a CDS encoding bifunctional DNA primase/polymerase codes for MDATHLDSTASLEAAALEYAGRGWRVFPCYEPARIPSGALICTCPKGERCGNTGKHPHTANGVKDATTDAAIIREWWRQWPTANVAIATGGSSGVDVVDADAKADGVTMLLKLEAERGALPDTVTARTSGGGCHVYFRHAGMVSRAGSIAPGIDTRGDGGYVIAPPSLHRTGERYAWVEGLGPHEMPLAEAPEWIRNAAQPKRSRSVPALPANTVNAWQPPLHDAVTEAQLRKRLRATSDSKHAATVERMLAGEALFPSGHHDDNLWAFISYLRFKCPEASDATLLRLLGPSVEAMACDDHDVREAARLLQRVNAEYAASRADSEQVASELSGRGGPRTSLTADSSSPGDHPGTDDWMAAPGYAIYDGQALGIFKFTDKGNLSTIASAPINITETGEDEHGTCYVTVRWLYGQRERVETVPRAKVSGSDILELAGRGAPLTSNNSKRVQDFLQAQEQHSHAILPRVRIFTQSGWSHDLRSFVVGRQVIGEPGRVIMPGDAAFLDALKPAGSADEHLRLMLAVRDKGPIAEMAWAAGFAAPLLRLLAMRSMCLSVWGPSGAGKSAVQAITTSVWGRPSGLKISGDVSSAALQGELARHRDLPTWVDDTQLTREYMTSLLAYLVGTETSGARATQTGELRTRKTWRSLAFISGEKPLLQVGGAAGAKNRTLEVCAQPLGDVALASLTHQGLEKHHGHAGPLFILELMARYTNTDRLEKLREQHRQLAFKMATETAEQARYAALLVLADVLARTLVCGEEESRARAAALDAGQAFCAAVKKESRETQATADAAYDFIMGFVAANWLGFSQSGAFKRPGMVLDEKDDTGRSIVAIFHTTMQEIAREGRFDTRQVLTELVMKGLALKDEGHLTRKVSVEGKRVRAYCVVLDDARVEMGRTPGPARETRTVEGKP; via the coding sequence GTGGACGCCACTCACCTGGATTCGACTGCCTCACTGGAAGCTGCGGCCCTGGAGTACGCCGGGCGCGGCTGGCGTGTCTTCCCCTGTTACGAGCCCGCTCGCATCCCCTCCGGCGCCCTCATTTGCACTTGTCCGAAGGGCGAGCGATGCGGCAACACGGGCAAGCACCCACACACCGCCAACGGCGTGAAGGACGCCACCACGGACGCGGCGATCATTCGCGAATGGTGGCGCCAGTGGCCCACTGCCAACGTCGCCATCGCCACGGGCGGATCCTCCGGCGTTGACGTTGTCGATGCCGACGCCAAGGCCGACGGCGTCACGATGCTCCTCAAGCTGGAGGCCGAACGGGGCGCATTGCCTGACACCGTCACGGCCCGCACCAGCGGCGGCGGCTGTCACGTCTACTTCCGCCACGCGGGCATGGTGTCGAGGGCTGGCAGCATCGCTCCCGGCATCGATACCCGAGGTGATGGTGGATACGTCATCGCGCCGCCCAGCCTCCACCGCACCGGGGAGCGGTACGCCTGGGTGGAAGGACTTGGGCCCCACGAAATGCCGCTCGCGGAAGCGCCGGAGTGGATCCGCAACGCGGCCCAGCCGAAGCGTTCCCGTTCCGTCCCCGCGCTACCCGCCAACACGGTCAACGCGTGGCAGCCGCCTCTCCATGACGCTGTCACGGAGGCCCAGCTCAGGAAACGGCTGCGCGCGACGAGTGACTCCAAGCATGCCGCGACAGTCGAACGAATGCTGGCGGGAGAAGCGCTTTTCCCCTCGGGCCACCATGACGACAACCTTTGGGCCTTCATTTCGTACCTGCGTTTCAAGTGCCCCGAGGCGTCGGACGCAACGCTCTTGCGACTCCTTGGACCTTCCGTGGAAGCCATGGCGTGCGATGACCATGACGTGCGAGAAGCGGCCCGGCTTCTCCAGCGGGTGAATGCGGAGTACGCCGCGTCGCGGGCGGATTCCGAGCAGGTCGCCTCAGAGTTGAGCGGCAGAGGGGGCCCGCGCACATCCTTGACCGCAGACAGCTCTTCGCCTGGAGATCATCCCGGCACTGATGACTGGATGGCAGCTCCGGGCTACGCCATCTACGACGGCCAAGCGCTCGGCATCTTCAAGTTCACCGACAAGGGCAACCTCTCCACCATCGCCTCCGCCCCCATCAACATCACGGAAACAGGCGAGGATGAGCATGGCACCTGCTACGTGACGGTGCGGTGGCTGTACGGGCAGCGCGAGCGGGTAGAGACGGTGCCGCGTGCCAAGGTGTCGGGAAGCGACATCCTGGAGTTGGCTGGAAGAGGTGCCCCGCTCACCAGCAACAACAGCAAGCGGGTGCAGGACTTCCTCCAGGCCCAGGAGCAGCACTCTCACGCGATCTTGCCCCGGGTGCGCATCTTCACCCAGAGCGGCTGGTCCCATGACTTACGGAGTTTCGTCGTGGGGCGGCAGGTCATTGGTGAGCCCGGCAGGGTCATCATGCCTGGAGACGCGGCCTTCCTCGACGCGCTGAAGCCGGCTGGTTCGGCGGACGAACACCTGCGGCTGATGCTGGCCGTTCGGGACAAGGGACCCATCGCGGAAATGGCTTGGGCCGCTGGCTTCGCGGCGCCGCTGCTCCGGCTGCTCGCCATGCGCAGCATGTGCCTGTCCGTCTGGGGCCCCTCCGGCGCGGGCAAGTCCGCCGTGCAGGCCATCACCACCTCCGTTTGGGGGCGCCCTTCTGGCCTGAAAATCAGCGGTGATGTTTCGTCGGCCGCGTTGCAGGGAGAGCTGGCCCGCCACCGCGACCTGCCCACCTGGGTGGATGACACGCAGCTGACGCGTGAGTACATGACCAGCCTGCTCGCCTACCTTGTCGGGACGGAGACGAGCGGCGCGCGAGCGACCCAGACGGGAGAGCTGCGCACGCGCAAGACGTGGCGCTCGCTGGCTTTCATCTCAGGGGAGAAACCGCTCTTGCAGGTCGGCGGCGCGGCGGGCGCGAAGAACCGCACGTTGGAGGTCTGCGCGCAGCCGCTGGGTGACGTGGCCCTTGCCTCGCTCACGCACCAGGGCTTGGAGAAGCACCATGGACACGCGGGGCCGCTCTTCATCCTGGAGTTGATGGCGCGGTACACGAACACGGACCGGCTGGAAAAACTCCGTGAGCAGCACCGGCAGCTTGCCTTCAAGATGGCCACCGAAACGGCGGAACAGGCTCGCTATGCGGCGCTGCTGGTACTGGCGGACGTGCTCGCGCGCACGCTCGTCTGTGGCGAAGAAGAGTCACGCGCACGGGCCGCCGCACTCGACGCGGGGCAAGCCTTCTGTGCCGCCGTGAAGAAGGAGTCCCGGGAGACACAGGCGACCGCCGATGCGGCTTACGACTTCATCATGGGCTTCGTCGCCGCGAACTGGTTGGGCTTCTCCCAGTCAGGTGCCTTCAAGCGCCCCGGCATGGTGCTGGACGAGAAGGACGATACCGGCCGGAGCATCGTCGCCATCTTTCACACGACCATGCAGGAGATCGCGCGGGAAGGGCGCTTCGATACGCGGCAGGTGCTGACGGAGCTGGTGATGAAGGGGCTGGCGCTCAAGGACGAAGGACACCTGACGCGAAAGGTGTCGGTCGAAGGCAAGCGCGTGAGGGCCTACTGCGTGGTGCTGGACGACGCGCGAGTGGAAATGGGGCGCACGCCAGGCCCTGCACGGGAGACCCGCACGGTGGAGGGGAAGCCATGA
- a CDS encoding DUF2381 family protein — protein sequence MLLVSRPLLMLSLLLLGTNVTAQEPPRGRELVQRRVMLAQAATGNPVELHVASGSVTVLEFDSSVDRAGVKLGDARDRLELVVATERLIMLKPTANVAASERILLTVPFADGMSPARAVFALVTNATQVDVQVQVSRLPRTAEAVQAELDEVRSACAGKDAELASLRARGVATGPSGMILAGTLGSEGVQAKEPTLQPMKLTDGLKADRVTAFRGTGWVALSLKVTNEGTAPWTPTEALLSPGRSRAVTVTMNEPNIVPGGMARVVVEFRGEDWPAGSDHRLELRDSMGARRLLMPSVVF from the coding sequence GTGCTCCTGGTTTCCCGTCCGTTGCTGATGCTGTCCCTTCTCCTTCTGGGAACGAACGTCACGGCTCAGGAGCCCCCACGCGGGCGTGAGCTGGTGCAGCGGCGGGTGATGCTCGCCCAGGCGGCAACAGGCAACCCGGTGGAGCTGCACGTCGCTTCGGGCTCCGTCACGGTGCTGGAGTTCGACTCCTCCGTGGATCGCGCAGGCGTAAAGCTGGGGGACGCCAGAGACCGCTTGGAACTGGTTGTGGCCACTGAGCGGCTGATCATGCTCAAGCCCACGGCCAACGTGGCGGCGAGCGAACGCATCCTGCTGACTGTTCCCTTTGCGGACGGCATGTCTCCGGCGCGGGCCGTATTCGCGCTCGTCACGAACGCCACGCAGGTGGATGTGCAGGTTCAGGTGTCCCGGTTGCCGCGCACAGCCGAGGCGGTGCAGGCCGAGCTGGACGAGGTGCGCTCCGCGTGCGCGGGCAAGGATGCCGAACTGGCTTCGCTGCGTGCACGAGGCGTCGCCACAGGGCCTTCGGGCATGATCTTAGCCGGGACGTTGGGCTCGGAAGGCGTCCAGGCGAAAGAGCCCACATTGCAGCCAATGAAGCTCACTGACGGGCTGAAGGCTGACCGTGTTACCGCCTTCCGCGGAACAGGGTGGGTCGCGCTCTCGCTGAAAGTTACAAATGAAGGGACTGCGCCATGGACGCCCACGGAAGCCCTGCTTTCCCCAGGCCGTTCCCGTGCCGTTACGGTGACGATGAATGAGCCGAACATCGTCCCGGGAGGGATGGCACGGGTCGTGGTGGAATTCCGTGGCGAAGATTGGCCCGCAGGCAGCGACCATCGGTTGGAGCTGCGCGACAGCATGGGAGCGAGGCGCCTTCTCATGCCCTCCGTGGTGTTCTAG
- a CDS encoding serine/threonine-protein kinase, translated as MVLFFPSSLKPGQMVDGWRVVKPLGSGSFGAVYLVEKDGQQFALKMAMRRASSGDAEQSDARLLREMVCLVQVSGHPNIVRTHAHGRWNDATRGWLYVVEDYVEGYTLGEWMEKMHPTAHEVTVLFVKLASALAHVHERGVFHRDLKLSNILVRASDGEPFLLDFGVGSYAQAPELTEGPLPPGTRRYRSPEATKFLREHGEESEARYEFKATDDIYALGICLYDLLTIARPWSESPAMFLGGRLELPAPHSLNPRVPAALGAAVLHFVARDPEKRAPTAEVMKRELAALLPEVGVAWREPFHVPKPYVQLAPEAPPPAPSQDEPAPAARRGLSNTRRAFVVGLAVLLGGLVLWLFTTPSESPPTAQRAPVTPSSARQEAPASKQPVSPPAPVTIPPEVASPVSAPEPKESPPVKRAPAPMSSPPAPSSGKPRPLAVSQGWPPVQWGSFLKTCAGLTTAAALQMGCPGAQVRPESAECPEAARKAMFNKKKDGGLGMRKEATVPFWVDARQQGEGDLGVYREGPVTGEVYTDEVTALPKGTLLSGYMWTGNKDRLLARYTEARLPNGQRVPVCIELGDSDEPGWPTSEESKPGEIVTRRNLAGIAVEQWR; from the coding sequence ATGGTGCTTTTCTTTCCCTCCAGCTTGAAGCCCGGGCAGATGGTGGATGGCTGGCGCGTGGTGAAGCCCCTGGGCTCGGGATCCTTCGGCGCCGTCTACCTCGTGGAGAAGGACGGCCAGCAATTCGCGCTGAAGATGGCCATGCGCCGCGCGAGCAGCGGCGACGCGGAGCAGTCGGACGCGCGCCTGCTGCGGGAAATGGTTTGCCTCGTCCAGGTGAGTGGCCACCCCAACATCGTTCGCACCCACGCCCACGGCCGGTGGAACGACGCGACGCGTGGCTGGCTCTACGTCGTCGAGGACTACGTGGAGGGCTACACGCTGGGCGAGTGGATGGAGAAGATGCACCCCACGGCGCATGAGGTGACGGTCCTCTTCGTCAAGCTGGCGTCCGCCCTCGCCCACGTCCACGAGCGAGGCGTCTTCCACCGGGACTTGAAGCTGAGCAACATCCTCGTGCGTGCCTCCGACGGCGAGCCCTTCCTCCTGGACTTCGGCGTAGGTAGCTATGCGCAGGCGCCCGAATTGACGGAGGGCCCCCTGCCGCCCGGCACCCGGCGTTACCGCTCCCCCGAGGCCACGAAGTTCCTGCGCGAGCACGGCGAGGAGTCCGAGGCGCGATATGAATTCAAGGCCACGGATGACATCTACGCGCTGGGCATCTGCCTCTACGACTTGCTGACGATTGCGCGCCCCTGGAGTGAATCTCCGGCGATGTTCCTGGGGGGCCGGTTGGAGTTGCCCGCGCCACATTCGCTCAACCCTCGGGTGCCAGCGGCACTGGGCGCGGCCGTCCTCCATTTCGTCGCCCGGGACCCGGAGAAGCGTGCCCCCACAGCGGAGGTGATGAAGCGCGAGTTGGCGGCACTGCTGCCCGAAGTGGGAGTCGCGTGGAGGGAGCCCTTTCACGTCCCCAAGCCCTACGTTCAACTCGCCCCCGAGGCACCGCCCCCCGCGCCGTCGCAGGACGAGCCCGCCCCTGCTGCCCGGCGTGGCCTCTCGAACACGCGAAGGGCCTTCGTTGTGGGGCTCGCCGTGCTCTTGGGCGGCCTCGTGCTCTGGCTCTTCACGACGCCCTCGGAGTCTCCTCCGACTGCACAGCGAGCGCCGGTAACACCCTCCTCCGCACGGCAGGAGGCCCCAGCGTCGAAGCAACCTGTTTCCCCTCCAGCGCCCGTCACGATACCCCCTGAAGTAGCCTCTCCCGTGTCCGCCCCCGAGCCGAAGGAAAGTCCTCCCGTGAAGCGCGCTCCCGCTCCCATGTCGTCTCCGCCCGCTCCCTCTTCCGGGAAACCGAGGCCTTTGGCTGTCTCTCAAGGGTGGCCCCCGGTGCAATGGGGTAGCTTCCTCAAGACGTGCGCGGGCCTGACGACCGCCGCTGCCCTCCAGATGGGATGCCCGGGAGCCCAGGTGCGTCCTGAGTCTGCGGAATGCCCCGAGGCCGCGCGCAAGGCGATGTTCAACAAGAAGAAGGACGGCGGTCTTGGGATGCGCAAGGAGGCCACCGTTCCCTTCTGGGTAGACGCGCGTCAGCAGGGCGAAGGTGATCTTGGGGTCTACCGCGAGGGGCCCGTGACGGGCGAGGTGTACACCGACGAAGTGACCGCACTCCCCAAGGGCACGCTACTCTCCGGCTACATGTGGACGGGGAACAAGGACCGGCTGCTGGCGCGCTACACCGAAGCCCGACTTCCGAATGGCCAGAGGGTGCCGGTCTGCATCGAATTGGGGGATTCGGATGAACCCGGGTGGCCCACCAGCGAAGAGTCCAAGCCGGGCGAGATCGTGACCCGCCGTAATTTGGCCGGCATCGCAGTCGAACAGTGGCGTTGA
- a CDS encoding serine/threonine-protein kinase — translation MAHPSNPPLSSGVVLFTQGDTSYEFFRDLGAGRLGERVLLAFVRTPQGLGDCVVLKCIPRPQGEELPEGFPLTRTRLEEEVRLARHLQHPRIARVHGLVEMPHGLCVVMENLEGLSLNTLLSVAQARGRYFSESFVLYVGAEVAAALDYAHTRTDEAGTPLGIVNRDVNPGRIRLGPRGEVRMTDFGVALSRLTGRVATSFPRPQGEVLYAAPEALMGDAVDARADLFSLGLTLLEFATGRHLYDPSHLLAEAVKARLSREEREKVLVASVASLGLKLPPFAEDIIRCAMSYRPVDVERAAEGLSVPLRDILHTLLRPEPSERFATASELEGLLRSRLAQLPPYSGENALREVQQALAESENQLWDLEVPDDEGGIAVPMLDTPHPDEIPTTPASRSGSRKLALKKRHPDDVTTVPGPGARRTGSRQPA, via the coding sequence ATGGCCCATCCATCCAACCCGCCGCTCTCCAGCGGCGTCGTGCTCTTCACGCAGGGGGACACCTCCTACGAATTCTTCCGGGACCTGGGCGCGGGACGACTGGGAGAGCGCGTCCTGCTCGCCTTCGTTCGGACGCCTCAAGGGCTGGGCGACTGCGTGGTGCTCAAGTGCATTCCCCGGCCGCAAGGAGAAGAGCTGCCCGAAGGCTTCCCACTGACGCGGACGCGGTTGGAGGAGGAGGTGCGGCTCGCGCGCCACCTTCAGCACCCGCGAATCGCGCGCGTCCATGGGCTGGTCGAAATGCCGCATGGGCTGTGCGTGGTGATGGAGAACTTGGAGGGACTATCCCTCAACACGCTTCTGTCGGTGGCCCAGGCGCGCGGGCGCTACTTCTCCGAGTCCTTCGTCCTCTACGTGGGTGCGGAGGTGGCGGCGGCGCTGGACTACGCGCACACGCGCACGGATGAAGCGGGCACGCCACTGGGTATCGTCAACCGCGACGTCAACCCGGGACGCATCCGCCTGGGACCGCGCGGTGAAGTGCGGATGACGGACTTCGGTGTGGCCCTCTCCCGGCTGACGGGGCGCGTGGCGACGTCTTTCCCCCGCCCCCAAGGTGAAGTCCTCTATGCCGCGCCCGAAGCGTTGATGGGCGACGCGGTGGATGCGCGAGCGGACCTCTTCTCCCTGGGGCTGACGCTGCTGGAGTTCGCCACGGGCCGGCACCTCTACGACCCCAGCCACCTGCTCGCGGAAGCGGTAAAGGCGCGGCTGTCGCGTGAGGAGCGAGAAAAGGTGCTGGTGGCGTCCGTGGCCTCCTTGGGTCTGAAGCTGCCGCCTTTCGCGGAGGACATCATCCGGTGTGCCATGTCCTACCGCCCCGTGGACGTGGAACGCGCCGCGGAAGGGCTGTCCGTCCCCCTGCGCGACATCCTCCACACGCTGCTGCGGCCCGAACCCTCGGAGCGCTTCGCCACGGCATCGGAGTTAGAGGGCCTCTTGCGTTCGCGGCTGGCGCAGTTGCCGCCCTACTCGGGAGAAAATGCGTTGAGAGAGGTTCAGCAAGCCCTCGCAGAATCCGAGAACCAACTCTGGGACCTTGAGGTGCCGGATGATGAGGGCGGGATTGCCGTGCCCATGCTCGACACGCCCCACCCTGACGAGATTCCGACCACACCCGCGAGCCGCAGCGGCTCACGAAAGCTGGCCCTGAAGAAACGTCACCCAGACGACGTGACGACGGTGCCAGGCCCAGGGGCGCGCCGAACAGGAAGCCGGCAACCAGCTTAA